One stretch of Clostridiales bacterium DNA includes these proteins:
- a CDS encoding F0F1 ATP synthase subunit A — MEFELPAIAPRVVATVGDFNITETMLSTCIVTVALIVFAAVVRIFFIPRWNKDFKHISAFRMFFEWVVGIFDGNAEEMTEKYSYPVGSLYFGCSAFIMFGILIELLGLRSPMSDLNCNLVLGLITFFTVLIFGFIKNKSRRLLHYAAVIPLITDCIVPFSMALRLFGSVYSGYLIMDLVYQTALRNILPVILEPVFTLFHALIQSFIFMFLSMNFVNEAIE, encoded by the coding sequence ATGGAATTCGAACTTCCCGCCATTGCGCCGCGCGTAGTAGCTACCGTAGGCGACTTCAATATAACCGAAACAATGCTGTCGACCTGCATTGTAACGGTCGCGCTGATCGTCTTTGCGGCAGTCGTGCGTATATTCTTTATTCCGCGCTGGAATAAGGATTTTAAGCATATTTCGGCGTTTAGAATGTTCTTTGAATGGGTAGTTGGAATTTTCGACGGCAACGCCGAAGAAATGACCGAGAAATATTCGTACCCCGTGGGTTCGCTTTATTTCGGCTGTTCGGCGTTTATCATGTTTGGAATACTGATAGAGCTTTTGGGTTTGCGGTCGCCGATGTCGGATCTTAACTGTAATCTCGTACTCGGTCTTATCACGTTCTTTACGGTATTGATATTCGGGTTTATCAAAAACAAGAGCAGGCGACTGTTGCATTACGCCGCGGTTATTCCGTTGATCACCGATTGTATCGTTCCGTTTTCAATGGCGTTAAGGTTATTCGGCAGTGTGTATTCGGGATATTTGATTATGGATCTCGTGTATCAAACGGCGCTCAGAAATATTCTGCCCGTTATTCTCGAACCGGTATTTACGCTGTTCCATGCTTTAATTCAGTCATTTATATTCATGTTCCTGTCAATGAATTTCGTAAACGAAGCTATCGAATAG
- the atpE gene encoding ATP synthase F0 subunit C: MTALAAGLASIACVGAAIGMGISTWKAVESMARQPEAAKQIRSSLIIGLAFCETTALYGLLIAIMLIVM, from the coding sequence ATGACGGCGCTTGCCGCAGGCTTGGCGTCTATCGCGTGCGTAGGCGCGGCTATCGGCATGGGTATTTCCACCTGGAAAGCCGTGGAGAGCATGGCGCGCCAGCCCGAGGCGGCTAAGCAGATCCGTTCGTCGCTCATAATCGGTCTTGCGTTCTGCGAAACTACGGCGTTATACGGTTTGCTTATTGCTATCATGCTGATAGTTATGTAA
- a CDS encoding ATP synthase F0 subunit B, translating into MTTFLSANLLEVFGLDWKSMLFYLVNFILLIGALVGLVYIPVRKMLRAKRKSLDDVYQENEKLKAETESVKAEYEKITADAKAESARAAAEVALAAQEKADAIIDEAQQKANAIVDGAKKEAAMQSAQLKGEYRESVNTLAVQVAEKLLEREITEKDNADLIEQVLSDWEDN; encoded by the coding sequence ATGACGACTTTTTTAAGCGCTAATCTTCTCGAAGTATTCGGGCTCGACTGGAAGTCGATGCTCTTTTACCTCGTCAACTTTATTTTGTTGATAGGGGCGTTAGTCGGATTGGTATATATTCCCGTCAGGAAAATGCTCAGGGCAAAGCGAAAAAGCCTTGACGACGTTTATCAAGAGAACGAAAAGCTGAAAGCCGAGACCGAATCGGTCAAAGCCGAGTACGAAAAGATCACCGCCGACGCAAAGGCGGAGAGCGCCAGGGCAGCTGCCGAGGTCGCGCTTGCCGCGCAGGAAAAGGCGGACGCCATTATCGACGAGGCACAACAAAAGGCTAACGCTATCGTAGACGGCGCAAAGAAGGAAGCGGCTATGCAGTCGGCGCAATTAAAGGGCGAGTACCGTGAGAGCGTGAATACTCTTGCAGTTCAGGTCGCGGAAAAGCTTTTGGAGCGCGAGATAACCGAGAAGGACAACGCCGATCTTATCGAGCAGGTTTTGTCTGATTGGGAGGATAACTGA
- a CDS encoding F0F1 ATP synthase subunit alpha, whose translation MARVIEVTSAVELNPSQIKKIEKVFSAKHKPEKVEFVYKIDRDILGGLLVVDGEDYYDGTMRSQLGTLNSQLHAEEAAAPPKRRRGQKRADDEDVASDIIKSTDKLLARTVGDFKKTFDVRPAGSIEFCGDGVIMCSGLASAEYGEMLEVENGVQAIVLSLTDGNVGAIVLDDEDKVSARMLVKSTGMIVSVPVGEQLLGRVVNPLGKPIDGAGDITTEKFRPIESPAPAIKDRDKVNTPMQTGILAIDSMIPIGKGQRELIIGDRQTGKTSIAVDTILNQKGKNVICVYVAIGQKSSTVSSIVNTLNEHGAMDYTVIVSATARDSPPLQYIAPYAGCAIAEEFMYAGRDVLIVYDDLSKHAVAYRAMSLLLKRPPGREAYPGDIFYLHSRLLERAAKLSGELGGGSITALPIVETQAGDISAYIPTNIISITDGQIYLESDLFNADVRPAINVGLSVSRVGGSAQTKAMRKVSGKLRLDLSQYRELAVFARFGADLDQSTTAMLEQGKRTTEIIKQDVHSPMSVENQIVLLYVTTKELLNDIPVNRIGEFKDRFVKFFEMNYFEIVKELQAGKELSMDMCIAIEDAVREFELFFLSDGEK comes from the coding sequence ATGGCTCGCGTTATTGAGGTAACCTCGGCTGTCGAGCTTAACCCTTCGCAAATCAAAAAGATAGAAAAGGTTTTTTCGGCTAAGCACAAGCCCGAAAAGGTCGAGTTTGTCTATAAAATAGACAGGGATATTTTGGGCGGTTTGCTCGTCGTAGACGGCGAAGACTATTATGACGGCACTATGCGCTCGCAGCTCGGCACTCTTAACTCGCAGCTTCACGCAGAGGAAGCCGCAGCGCCCCCTAAGCGCAGGCGAGGACAAAAGCGCGCCGACGATGAGGACGTCGCGTCCGATATAATCAAGTCGACCGATAAGCTTTTAGCGCGCACGGTCGGCGATTTCAAAAAAACGTTTGACGTTCGTCCCGCAGGCAGTATCGAGTTTTGCGGCGACGGCGTTATCATGTGCAGCGGGCTTGCTTCCGCCGAGTACGGCGAAATGCTCGAAGTCGAGAACGGCGTTCAGGCTATCGTTTTGAGCCTTACGGACGGCAACGTGGGCGCGATCGTGCTCGACGACGAGGACAAGGTAAGCGCGCGTATGCTCGTAAAGTCTACGGGCATGATAGTTTCGGTGCCTGTCGGCGAGCAATTGCTCGGGCGCGTAGTTAATCCGCTCGGCAAACCGATCGACGGTGCGGGCGATATTACGACCGAAAAGTTTCGTCCCATAGAAAGTCCCGCGCCGGCTATCAAGGATCGCGACAAGGTGAATACGCCTATGCAAACGGGCATACTCGCGATTGATTCCATGATACCGATAGGCAAGGGTCAGCGCGAGCTCATTATAGGCGATAGGCAAACGGGTAAAACCTCGATCGCTGTCGATACCATTCTTAACCAAAAAGGCAAGAACGTAATTTGCGTTTACGTTGCTATCGGGCAAAAATCGTCTACCGTGTCGAGCATAGTAAACACGCTCAACGAACACGGCGCAATGGACTATACCGTTATCGTCAGCGCGACTGCACGCGACAGCCCGCCGTTACAGTATATTGCGCCGTACGCAGGTTGCGCCATTGCGGAAGAATTTATGTATGCGGGGCGCGACGTTCTTATCGTTTACGACGATCTGTCCAAGCACGCAGTGGCGTACCGCGCCATGAGCCTGCTTCTTAAACGCCCGCCGGGACGGGAAGCTTACCCCGGGGATATTTTCTATCTGCATTCGCGGTTGTTGGAGCGCGCGGCTAAGCTTAGCGGCGAGCTCGGCGGGGGATCGATCACGGCGCTCCCCATAGTCGAAACGCAGGCGGGCGACATATCGGCGTATATCCCTACAAATATCATATCCATAACCGACGGTCAAATTTACCTTGAAAGCGATCTCTTTAACGCGGACGTCCGTCCTGCCATAAACGTAGGACTTTCGGTGTCGCGCGTGGGCGGCAGTGCGCAGACCAAGGCTATGCGAAAGGTGTCGGGAAAATTAAGGCTCGATCTTTCGCAATACCGCGAGCTCGCTGTGTTTGCGCGGTTCGGCGCGGACCTCGACCAATCGACTACGGCAATGCTCGAACAGGGCAAGCGCACGACCGAGATAATCAAGCAAGACGTACATTCTCCCATGAGCGTGGAGAATCAAATCGTGCTTCTCTATGTGACTACCAAAGAATTGTTAAACGATATACCCGTAAACCGCATAGGCGAGTTTAAGGATCGGTTTGTAAAGTTCTTTGAAATGAACTATTTCGAGATAGTAAAAGAGCTTCAAGCGGGTAAAGAGCTTTCCATGGATATGTGTATAGCGATCGAGGACGCCGTTCGCGAGTTTGAACTGTTCTTTTTGAGCGACGGAGAGAAATGA
- the atpG gene encoding ATP synthase F1 subunit gamma: protein MSNLSEIKRKIASVKQTKKITGAMQTVSVSKLHKATELYANAQAYFAELDEVMSMLIGSPAARSLSVKPNGNKLVIVITSDRGLCGSFDDDILKFADSVISSDDIVMPVGSFGDEHYRSRPNTDLSFIHSYSASYGVARKMASNILERYGNDINSVSIVFAKSVSGAQQPIELDILPLESTSREDVEVDCFEPSVDAVFQTLLPLYVAGKIYDALCEMNIAEHSARQSAMSTATDSADKVISALSLEYNQARQSAITEQIVEIIGATSALGKQGNGQ, encoded by the coding sequence ATGAGCAATCTTTCTGAGATAAAACGAAAAATAGCGTCCGTCAAGCAAACCAAAAAGATAACAGGCGCAATGCAAACGGTTTCGGTATCCAAGCTTCATAAGGCGACCGAGCTGTACGCAAACGCCCAAGCCTATTTCGCCGAATTGGACGAAGTAATGTCTATGCTTATCGGCAGCCCTGCGGCAAGGAGTTTGAGCGTAAAACCGAACGGGAATAAGCTCGTTATAGTGATCACGTCGGACCGCGGACTGTGCGGAAGCTTCGACGACGATATACTCAAATTTGCCGACAGCGTTATTTCTAGCGACGATATAGTAATGCCTGTCGGTTCATTCGGCGACGAGCATTACAGGTCTCGACCCAATACCGATCTAAGCTTTATACATTCTTATTCGGCGTCGTACGGCGTGGCGCGGAAGATGGCAAGCAATATACTCGAAAGATACGGCAATGATATTAACTCGGTCAGTATCGTATTCGCAAAATCTGTATCGGGCGCGCAACAGCCGATCGAGCTCGATATCTTGCCGTTAGAGAGCACATCGCGTGAAGATGTGGAAGTAGATTGTTTCGAGCCGTCGGTCGATGCTGTATTTCAAACGCTTTTACCGTTGTACGTTGCGGGGAAGATATATGACGCGCTATGCGAAATGAATATCGCCGAGCACAGCGCGCGGCAGTCGGCTATGTCTACCGCGACCGACAGTGCGGATAAGGTAATATCTGCGTTATCGTTGGAGTACAACCAGGCGCGGCAATCGGCTATAACCGAGCAAATAGTCGAGATCATAGGCGCGACTTCTGCGCTCGGCAAACAAGGAAACGGTCAATGA
- the atpD gene encoding F0F1 ATP synthase subunit beta, translated as MRKDYNMGIVSVVLGPVVDVKFNVKLPKIYEKIVVDTHDMIASSSVNTSAADGFIVLEVMSHIPPSTARCIALEPTEGIARGMKAYGTGHPISVPVGTSVLGRVMNVLGDPIDGKGEIKSETHRSIHRKAPEFYEQKSGAQVIETGIKVIDLIAPYQRGGKIGLFGGAGVGKTVLIMELIHNVATKHGGYSIFTGVGERSREGYEMICDMTESGVLDKTALVFGQMNEPPGSRMRTAMTGLAVAEYFRDEMNKDVLLFIDNIYRYIQAGSEVSALLGRLPSAVGYQPTLATELGALEERIATTKNGSITSIQAVYVPADDLTDPAPAAIFTHLDATTVLSRKIVEQGIYPAVDPLQSTSRMLEKTIVGAKHYDVARGVQATLQRYEDLSDIISILGMDELSEEDKAIVYRARKLQRFFSQPLFVAKNYTGMDGRFVPLKTTLECFDAILKGEADKYPESAFYMVGDLDEVKEKAND; from the coding sequence ATGAGAAAAGACTACAATATGGGAATAGTATCCGTCGTTCTCGGTCCCGTCGTGGACGTTAAGTTCAACGTGAAGCTCCCTAAAATCTATGAAAAAATCGTCGTAGACACACACGACATGATAGCGTCGAGCTCGGTCAATACATCCGCCGCCGACGGGTTTATCGTGCTCGAAGTTATGAGCCATATCCCGCCGTCCACGGCTCGGTGTATCGCGCTCGAACCGACAGAGGGTATCGCTCGCGGCATGAAGGCGTATGGGACGGGGCATCCTATTTCGGTGCCCGTCGGCACGAGCGTTTTGGGTCGCGTTATGAACGTTCTCGGCGACCCGATCGACGGCAAGGGCGAGATCAAGTCAGAGACGCACCGCTCCATTCACAGAAAAGCCCCCGAGTTTTACGAACAGAAATCGGGCGCACAGGTCATAGAAACGGGTATTAAGGTAATAGATCTTATCGCGCCGTACCAGCGCGGCGGCAAAATCGGTTTGTTCGGCGGTGCGGGCGTAGGAAAGACCGTGCTCATTATGGAGCTTATCCACAACGTTGCGACCAAGCACGGCGGATATTCGATTTTTACGGGCGTGGGCGAACGCAGCCGCGAGGGTTACGAAATGATTTGCGACATGACCGAGAGCGGAGTTCTCGATAAAACGGCGCTTGTTTTCGGGCAAATGAACGAGCCGCCCGGCTCGCGTATGCGCACCGCCATGACGGGGCTCGCCGTCGCCGAGTATTTCCGCGACGAAATGAATAAAGACGTTCTTTTGTTTATAGATAACATTTACCGCTACATTCAGGCGGGATCCGAGGTGTCCGCGCTGCTCGGCAGGCTTCCGTCGGCGGTTGGCTATCAGCCGACGCTCGCAACCGAGCTGGGCGCGCTCGAAGAACGTATCGCAACGACCAAGAACGGCTCTATTACTTCCATTCAGGCGGTGTACGTGCCCGCTGACGATTTGACCGATCCCGCGCCCGCCGCTATATTTACGCATTTGGATGCGACGACGGTGCTCAGCCGCAAGATAGTCGAGCAGGGCATTTATCCCGCGGTCGATCCTTTGCAGTCTACGAGCCGTATGCTCGAAAAAACGATCGTCGGCGCTAAGCATTACGACGTGGCGCGCGGCGTGCAGGCGACCTTGCAGCGCTACGAGGATTTGAGCGATATTATTTCCATACTCGGCATGGACGAGCTGAGCGAGGAGGATAAGGCAATCGTATATCGTGCGCGCAAGCTTCAACGCTTTTTCTCGCAGCCGTTGTTCGTCGCAAAGAATTATACGGGAATGGACGGACGGTTCGTGCCGCTCAAAACTACGCTCGAATGTTTCGACGCGATACTCAAAGGCGAAGCTGATAAATATCCCGAGTCGGCGTTCTATATGGTCGGCGATCTCGACGAAGTAAAGGAAAAGGCTAACGATTGA
- a CDS encoding F0F1 ATP synthase subunit epsilon — MSTFDLKIVTPKSDFYNGEIEYLSFNTTDGSVGFMRGALPRITVVKEGKLVIKSQTVNETFYCGDGIVRVKNDGITVIVSYCSKDGPMVLNDDEAFGNGKKGFSEKDYKYLKARLVSTIRDIK, encoded by the coding sequence TTGAGCACGTTCGATCTTAAAATCGTCACGCCAAAAAGTGACTTTTATAACGGCGAGATAGAATATTTATCGTTCAATACCACAGACGGGAGCGTCGGCTTTATGCGCGGCGCGCTGCCGCGAATTACCGTCGTTAAAGAGGGTAAGCTCGTTATCAAGTCCCAAACCGTCAACGAAACATTTTATTGCGGCGACGGCATTGTCCGCGTTAAAAACGACGGCATAACGGTTATCGTTTCGTACTGCTCGAAGGACGGACCAATGGTTTTGAACGATGACGAGGCTTTTGGAAACGGCAAGAAAGGTTTTAGCGAAAAGGACTATAAATATCTTAAAGCCAGACTGGTTTCTACGATCAGAGATATTAAATAA